The nucleotide window GCaccttcttttgtttttacccAAAAGGTAGAAAATAACAACTCCTATTGAATGTGTTTGAATGCATGTGGGTGAGGAATAAAGTTGCTTTTCTATTTATGTTCTATAAAGTCCTTCTCTTTCAATTAAGTGATTATAGAAACAATGTTAAAAGCAAAGTGTTTATTGACCTGAATCTGTAGAATGTATGTACCTGTGCTGGGTAACTTTCATCTGTTCTCCAGATACACTCTCTGCCTTTTCAGTCCAGGAAATTAACCTTTCTGGATCCCACAAACATTCCTGTACTCCCTGGCTTTGGTCTGGGGCAGGCAATGGGCAACCTTGGCAGAAGAGactggaaggagagaggaagtgaAATCAGAATACTTTTCCACTTGCTCCCTCCTTGCAAGCTCACTTCCTCTTAACTGGAGGTCATAGCTtttcccagggaatctgactctTCAAAGACCAGGTTCCTGGGCTATTGTGCCATACGGTATGATGTGCCTCTTCCAGAATTTCATAGTCTTGCTGTGTCTAAACCCTTCTCAAATTTTCCTGTTTCAAATGTCCTGCCTGTTTCCTGTGGAAACGCTGACTGACACCATGATATTACTTTCTTTCCTGACCTCAAAATATTAATGGGAGATTTAGAACAATACAGTTGTGAAAATATTTACCCTaattaaattcaaatataaagtattattattgttaatattttacaaGGCATTTTCAGTTTTGTGTGAAAAAGAGATAAACCACTTTTTAGAAAAATTCCAATATCTTCTAATATTAAAGGTCATTCAAATAGTAGCTATTATTTTGCTAGGGAAGTTGTGGAAGCTACTTCCTCTTATTTTTCATAAACTGAATGGCCTCTTCAGGCTTTAAACAAgtgaactgaatggagaaaatAGTTTGGATTTCAAAGCATAGTTGAGATAACCCTCCTCTGAGAATTAAAGTAACTTGCACATTCAATTGAAAATGAAGCTAATATCATAATCAGGTggaataaatattgaatataatataaaataggaaacaaCAGATGattctttgcttcattttattaTGATCTGACATAGACTTTGTCCTGTTTTctatgcttgttttcttttttatttttctctaggtgttcattcattcttccatttCCATCTCTTATGGACCTTTCCAAAagcagatttaaaattttttcttttctgaatattttatagtaactgaaaataaaataatgcatttcaTATGCTTGAGACAGAGATTTAAAATCTGGGGTCATGTAccaatttgttacaacattgcttctgttttatgtttactatttttttggctgcaaggcaggtggagtcttatctccctgaccagggatagaaccggcACACTCTGCATTACAAAGCATATTATTAactattggactgccagggaagtcccagattccCTGTATTGTTTCTGGtcatttctctgtcttctcataTTTCCTGAAAATTGGCAGGTGGAACTTGAGGCAAGAATTTTCTTTTGCAATTCTGTTATATAAGTAGTACTGAGTTAGTCCAACATAGGGCGTATCATGACttgctcttttttctcttgtgatgCTAGCAGAAAATTGACAATCATTGTCTAGAGCCATCATTTCATTAGGGTTTGCAAAATGGAGACATTCTAATACTATCATTCCTCCTTCACTTATTAGCTGGAATAATTATATAAAGGAGAATTTCAACCTCATCTACTATGTGTATTGTTTCTTCATTGCTTTAGCTGTAcaaattttataaagagaaaattccaccttttcttctttgtgtttgcaAGCAACTATTTGTTGTAATATCCTTTTATGCTCAGTTAATAGCCATGAAGCAATCAAAAACTTACTCTAAATTTTATATGCTTTCACTACTGTCCCTAAATTGCTTGATGTTTTGCTATATCTATATTATCAGACTGCATAACTATAATACATGGCACTCTTTTGTTTTGCAACCATCATTACACTAAATTCTAATTACACTCTAATTCTAAAGTTATGCTTGCACCAATTCTTATGAGCATAACTCTAGAGTCATTTTGACTGAACAAATTCATCTAGTAGCTTCCTCAGGAAGTACTACTTATGTGAACAATATTCCCTAATCTTTTAAACAGTTGTAATAGTTTATTTTTAGACTTCAAATGTGAAATGCtgtttaaatgaatattaaatgttCACCAATTTCCCCTTATTGCCTATAAATTGAGCTATGTTAGGTAGATTATATCTCCTGATATCTTAAAGAAATTGTTATGATGAAACCTCTATgtagattatatatatttatatttatatatataatatatatatttatattataaattcatatacaagttttacataaacatttacatgttgattttcaaattattttgtagACTGCTACAAGATCCAGGAATCAGAGAAATTCTGTTTATTAGAAGGCACAGTCTTTTCTTCACTTATCCTTTGTTCTTCCATATTCTTCTTTATAAATTGCTTTTAAatgtatctcttcttgctttgtGTTATAATTGGTTAAAAATACTTCTGCTTTTAATTGGCATGTGATTTATTTGAGGGACAGagattatatttttctacttttttccacCATAGTCCAACACAGTGCCTAGAACATAAGTGAAACTAACttgtatttgttaaattaaaatagGATCTGAATTTCAAAATACAGGTGTGAAATTTTTGTCAAGTATATGTAGGATAAATCTAGTCCCAGAGTGATTTTATTTCCTAGTGTTGCTTTGAGAATCTTTCAGAACAGAAGCCTAGCAATTGCATCCTGTATGTTGAAAATCAAAGTGAAAGCAAAATCATTCACCAGGAACAAATGTGACAAGTCCTAGAATTCCAAGTGACCAAGAAAACTGGACTAAAGGATGTGTAGATGAGTGCAGGAAGAAATGAGGTGTCAGTAAATGAAATTCTCCACAGGATTTCCTAAGGAGTTTGCTTTTATCTTGTAAGCAATGGGAACTTTTCACGAAGTGTTAGATAATTCCTCTGGTAGTAAAAGATACAACTGGTGATCTAAAAAAGTGAGGATGGTGGTGGATGAAGAGATGAGGGaagactgaagaaagaaaaggtgaaaagatCATTTAGGCCAGAATTAGGAAAGTCTTCATGTGAAAGGCTATCTTGGAGATATttaacatataaaacaaacaagattTAAAGAATTTAGTGATAAACGAAGTGTTTCAAGTGAAGAAAAGGAATCCTGTGAGCAAAAGAAATCCTGTGAGGAATCCTGTGATCCTAGTATATTCCCCAAATTCCAGACTATGGGAACTGGGTAGTCTCTTGGGCCACTGCTAATATGGAGTGTCtagcactttcatgcattggagaaggaaatggcaaccccctccagtattcttgcctggagaatcccagggacagaggggcctggtgggctgccgtctatggggtcgcatggagtggggcatgactgaagcaacttagcagcagcagcagcagcagcacaaggaATAGATTTTGAAGAGGTATAAAATGAATTAAGTTTGGAATGACTGCTTTAAAGTACTGACAATTGCTCACTGATTAAAGAGAGatttaattactttaattttattataataattaacaGTTTGCAAAGTTCTCATTTGACTTTTATGGAAGTAAGTAATTATCCCCACTTTCCAGATAAATAAGCTGAGGATCACAGAGTGTAAAATCCTTATACCAATCACATGGctagaaataataagaaatttgACATAGACATATTTGTTTTGACTCTAGATCCTAAGAGATCTTCACTACCTTCTTGGTATAGGAGAGGAGACTTAGTCATATCATTTGGAAAGCTTTGTAAcaagggtaaaaataaaaatggaattctaGTTACCTCTATTAAAGAGAAAACTTAATTGACTGGAACATTTATCTCACAGTATATACTTCTGCTCTTACCTCCCAAATGCTGTATGTCTTTAGTAATAATTACTTTATATCTACATGCAACAGAATcttcttcagaaaatattttgacaaaCATATTAGTGCATATTAGTGGCAAATTCAATTTTAAGTACTTTGATAATTCAAAAATGGCAGTCATTTTGCTTCCCAAACTTTATTTCCAAAATGATGCCTTTAAATTCAGAAATGGGCTAAGATACTTTCAAATCTGTTTACCTACAAGACTTTCATTGTACTTTTTTCTAGGTAGAATTCTCCCTGTTTTTCAACCCAGtgtggagaaattaaaaaatgaaaatgttccttctccaagaatgcACTTACCTCTGTTTACCTTTATGACTTACAGAGCCAGCTGAGAGTCTGTCCAGGGGAGAACCAAACCCAGAGaagcttcttttcttctttgtttcaatCACGTCATTCTCCAGAGACACAAGTTCATCAAGAAGTAAGAGTTTTGCTGCCAGGTCAGTGGCCGACTTCTCTTCTCTGACTGTGGGTGATGACTGAACACCTAAGACTCCAGAATCAAAGGCCTATTGGGCAAGAAAGGTGAGTCCATTCATTAAGAGAAAGAGTATGCATACAATCATCTATCTATATTTGGATTTTACTATTTTTCAGCTGACATGTCACGAAACTTGGTTTCTCGCAGAGCTATGATCCAGAGAGAAAGACTTTTGAGGAGAAAAACACATAGGGTTGAAgcttatccaaaagaaatgaaaataacacacacatacatatatatacaaagaaagaaaggataaacTCCAGACCTGCCTCTAAAATTTAGTATATTAACTAATtattctttcagattctttcccagtaACAACTGCATTCTTATTACTCTAATAGCATTTTATCTATACTTCTTCCATCTCTACAATTATTACATTTTCCCTTGTATTATATTAACTAAAACATATGTATGTTGCATATTAAATTGTGAGTAACTTGAAGTCAAAGACTATGTCTAATCAGCTTTTTGTTTGTGCTATTCATTCcctatttcagtatttttctcattattattgcACTAATTAGTACATTTctgatgaatatttattgaatgaattctgaaaaaatataaacctcttgctgttttcttttcactactgattcattcattcaaaccaCTAAACATCCACTATGCAGGTCCTGTATTTGACCAAagagatacaaaaataagaaaaatccaaTCTGTGCTTTGAGGGAGCTTACCATCTCTACCAGTGTGATTTACTAACAAATAGAAATCAGTATCTAGGGCGAGTCAGAGCTATCCCAAGGATTTTATTGTCCCATGTCAgatttcttatttgtttatttacacACACTGCCACTTGGTAGTCCATCCAAGTCATAAAAGTGTGTAAGTGTCTGGTTTATGAAGTCTATCTTCCTTTCTCAGGCTCAatcacaacatttaaaaaaaatgctcctATTAACAATCTGGAGTCATTCTGTAGTCCAGGGGATATAACTTCTTTCCTAAGAGTTTGAGAATATTCCCCTTTGAGAAGAAACATTAACTACAGCCTGACTCTTGGTGTGAGCAGGACTTATCTTTTTTCACATcctatctttgtttttgaattgtttatctcattctctttctcttccgtTCATTTTTTTCTGCAATAAAATGAAAGAGTAGCACTTTCTAAACCTTTTCATTGTCGActcaaacatttttcttttggaataCTTGCAGTCTGCCTCAAAGCTCTTGATACTAATGGCCGTTGAACTTCTTTCTTAAACAAGTCAAATCTGCTCTAAATATGGCTAGTTCTTCTTGGAAAACTCCTCTTGCCCTGCTCTTTCTGATTCCTATCAGGAGTGATTGACATCAGATCCTcttggcagcagaggatgagacggttagatataATCCCCagctcaatggacaagaatttgagcaaactctgagagacagtgaaggacaagggagcctcgtatgctgtagttcatggggtctcaagaatcggacacgactcagcaactgaacaacagcaacgacCTCTTCACTCAGTGCACACTCTGAATCCTCATATAATTTATTTgttccctctctctgcctcttttctaTTCTGTCCTGAGTACTGCCATGAAGTAAATTATCTCCAAACACTACTTTcatcatataaaaaaattaaaaatctgtataATCCTTTGTTACTTACAGTGCAAACTCCagaactccttttaaaaaatcttaacttCAATTACTTCCCTACATAAGCTTGAAAGCATAGAAACTAAAGAGGGAATAATCATGAGAAAGAAATTATGAAgatcaagagaaaaatcaaagggcAAAGTTAAGAGATCTTTTATTATCTCTGAGGGTCCTCcaaaaaatatgtgttaattCTTCCTACTGATATACATACAAAGTCAAGTTTTCTTTCGTTTTAAAGATATTCCTAATCCTCCAGAAAAAAGGCACAAACCTTTTATAAAACTTGCCCTTCAGTAAAATGCGTTTCAGATTCTCACTTCATGCTATGTAAGAAAGTACAAAGAATGCATATTTCTCTTAAGATCAAATGATCCAAGTTAACCTTTCTCTGTGTCAGGATGtccttacatttcttttcctttgtagttTAGTACTGGcagcaagaaaatatttatagtgtGATAAAATTTTGCCCAAGTGAC belongs to Bubalus bubalis isolate 160015118507 breed Murrah chromosome 1, NDDB_SH_1, whole genome shotgun sequence and includes:
- the OSTN gene encoding osteocrin, giving the protein MLDWRLASAHFILAMTLMLWSSGKVFSVGVTTEAFDSGVLGVQSSPTVREEKSATDLAAKLLLLDELVSLENDVIETKKKRSFSGFGSPLDRLSAGSVSHKGKQRKVVDHPKRRFGIPMDRIGRNRLSNSRG